Part of the Solanum pennellii chromosome 10, SPENNV200 genome is shown below.
AGTATTCTAAAGTTTAATTATCTAATTGTGAATGTGTGACCACATTGATTTTGTGGATGTTAGTAGAGCTGTTAATATGGGCTAGTCCACCCCATCCGGGTTAATTCATacaggctttgacattttacgggtcaggTCAGGCttattatttttggtgtgaGCTAGAATATAGTcggcccaacccacaagtacgtgggctacggGCTTGCCGGGCCAatccactttttaaaaaaaattatattttttataattattaaattaaattataaataaaaacttaaaaatattatcataaatatcgacaaaacaatattacatgatgttaatgttactacttgttaatcatatccacaaataaaattatctttataatatttattaagttttttttcaagtaaaagtataaatatttaaatagaaatattaacctaattgtttgaGTTtggaatatttttaatttttaattttaatattatattatattttttattaatttttattgaccCACGGACCTGCTctaccgatatttctcaagccccatAAATCAGCAGGTTTATTCAGATCGGGCTAAAAAGCTCTTTTCCTAAATGGGCTACAAAAATCTTAATCCATCCCTATAAAATTTCGGATTAGACTAGATCGGTCCAAtaggcctagcccatattgatgGCTCTAGATGTTAGACATGTTAAACTGATGAATCTACGTAGTTATATACGACttacacataaaaatcattGAGACCTACTGGTGAGATCCCACATATATCATAAGTTCATAAGGCTCCAGTGGGCTAGTTTTTTTAGGCCCATTAAGCTTGAAACAAAAATGTTAATTTTCTGATCCACCTCTGAAATAATTTTTGAGGCCTGTTATATCATTAATAATTGGGCTGATTTATGCAAATGTCACTTTTTAGGCCCTTATTTAGATTTTGTTCCTACTTTAACATAAATAAAGTTTGTCTCCGAAATCAAGATGTTATGCATTAAGACGTTGAGTGATATCCCGAAATTAGAATGCGATTATTTGGATTtcacgaaatttaagaaatttttttgtaatcTAAAAAATAGGAGGGAgaagatgtatatatatatatattacataaataatatatatatatatatatatatatattaaaagatagaCATAGATAAATGTAattaaggaaagaaataaaaacgaTCTACTACCAAGAAGGTGAAGTTTacaattgttttgattttatgaaatcTATAATTTTGGAAAATATGATACAGTTAATAGGTTGGATGCTGAAAATCTGTTAGAGTAGTCAATTACTTCTTTAACTAAGGAAATCAATTACAACTATTTAATTCAAACTAATAAAACATGTATCTCgccttttaaaatatatgtatcaaGAGAACGAAACATGGTACATGAagtaatattcaaaattatcgTCAAATACAAGTATTATGACCTAAACTAGTGGAAtttaaacttaaattatttgactctTAAAGTCGTAatgtatcatataaattaaaataaaataaataataataaaatatacctttaattaatttttctaataaaagaaACATATCAGATCAACATGTAccgaaataaaaattatgtgaaaaaaaaGTAGTGGGGATCCAAGAAAGAGTCCAAAAACTTGAATTAGAAGCTCCAAATACTTTTGAATCACAATTGTCAGTATATCGTACCACCCGTGActaaaaaatgttataattatagtcctataacattccctttttttttttttttttttttacgtatCTCCGTAAATTTTAAATGTCTACTTAAAAATAGATATCAATTAAGGTTGAACTTTATGTATTTTGACTTCTGGTAGTTGTAAATTAAtctattcatatataataatcaCTACATAACTAGCACGTAAGCCAAACGATCTTGGCCTTAATCAATATAATCGGGGGTACAGGAGCTAGATTCATTTGAAAACCtttcaataaaaattacatatattatattttacgtatatataatagatgataaaaataacgatgacttctttaaatatttaatcgtttaataaaaattttaacttttatcaTCAAATATAAACACCGACATTGTACAACGTATGGTTTTATCTCAAAACAAGTAGTGACAACTCTATAGTCGAAACATCCCCATGTGAAGTACAACAAAAAGGACTAAAGTATAAAAATCAATCTAATATTTTCTGTCcgcttttatttattcattttaaattttatatgttcGTTAAAACACAAAGattgatatgaaaaatatatcacaatctccatatttattaatgtttaatgttcttaaaaataaaaaataatgctaAAGTAAAACGCGAAAAGGAAAGCGTTTAAATATGTTATCTTAAAAGTGGtgagaataattttttaaaataatgaacaagtaaaaataaactatCAAAAGACGTATATAATTAGTTTCAAATGTCTTTAAACGCGATACGCAAGCTCTCTTCAAAAGTATCGAAAGATAATTAGTGTCCTAGTcaacatcaattaattaatttaaaccaCTTCAATGAAAAAGCTTAAACACATATATTTTAGACAAGatacaataatatttaaataaactcACGATTTTCGACAAACATTATTATGCGTAACATGATCtatataagaataataaagtatcatacctttaaaatattcaaaaaaaaaacaataaaataaattattgaagaATTTACACTTTTCAAGCCCTTGAGACTTGAAAAATACTTTATAGCATGAGAGAattataattaaacaaaaaaaatcccTTTTTCAAGGGAAATTCAACTTTCTCTTCCTCTCTCACATACTATAATTTACTACAACTACGATAATAtaccagtgtaatcccacaagtaaAGTCAAATCTGAAGAGGTTGATGTGTACGGAGCCTTTTGTTCTATGTAACTTCGAGAACAACGAAAAACCAACACATTTTTTTGTATAGGCTTGAGATATTATTTCAATGTACATGGACACCTTGTATGTATATGTGTTTGTACATCCTATGTTGCACGTATACTCCAAAAATGTCAACGCACCCGTGTTAGATTCTCgaaaaatgaagttttttgaGGATTAGACAAGCACCTGAacgacatttttgaagagtccgtgCAACATGGTGTTTGTTTTTACCTATGACTTTTTCGCTTGGTGTTTTTGGTGTAGTCTTACCAAAAGTTCAGCATATAAGAGCTCATTCCAAGCATCGGGTACTCCGGGAAGGCACCAATGGCTACAATCTTGATACCTCCATTGCGATCTCCTCTCTTTTAACGTCAAATTTGGTTTCCTATATATTGATGGATGACCGTCTTTTCTATAGTCCGTCATTCTTGTGATGTTGAGATACGAGACTTGAGTTTTCATCCCTTTGAAGACGTCTTCTAGTACCTTCATCTTGGATGGATACGGAGTCAGATACGTGTCGTTCTTTATTGGTTCTGTTTCACTGTCACACGCCCCGCCAGAATTCCATTGCCCGCCACTGTGGATGTACATAAAATTTAATCTAAATGGCGATGAAAACAATGCTACGATAGTAGTTTACGATGAATATGGTTGCAAAGTGATAACAACAATAAACTAGTCCTTCTCTTAAACTACACGGTAAAGAGCTAGAGCTAGAGCTATCGACAAGTTAATGTGATTTGGTTTTGAATTTCGCGTTATTACCTGAAATGAGAAGCAGAATAACCTCTGAAGAGAACAAACGTCTTCTTGGGATTGATATGAGCATCGATCCATCTACCCCATGTTGTTAATGCTCTCCGAAAGGCCTCTAGAACGTTTAGTTCGTTGTGGACGTGATTCCCTTCTTGATAATAGTCCTTCCTGAAAAAAATCAGCATTGTTTAATGTTAGAAGTTAATTAAGCATAAAAAATACACGATTAGGTATTGTCGAAGaacacaaaaacaaattttaccCTAACGAAGTCTTCTCGTGAGTCCACCAGTGACCAGTGTTGAAGACTAAGATATCCGCATCTTTATACTTATCAGCAGACTCTCCGATCAAATCAAGTCGAAGCGTTTCTTTCTTACCTCCTTTTTTATCAGCAACTTCCCATTGTTGAACCAAGAATGGAGACACAAAGAACTCCACCCTGCATTTATACTCCTGAAAATTTTACACAAACGATCAAAACACATCGACGATGAATTCTAATACTAGAAATGAATCCGGCTACATCAGATACTCACTTCGAATATAAACGAATAGAAAGCTTCTGTCCTGAAATGGTGTCTTCCAGATTCTTCATAaacctttttcttattttttacagAGTTTCTAAGTATACAAATAAGGGATTCCCACATATTCCTATTCAAAGAATCGCCAACGAAAACAAGACGCTTTCCTCTTAACAATTCCAGCATATGAGTAGCATTCAATCTGATAATAAGTTCCAAAATTCAACCATCACAACAATTCAAAGattatcaatcttaatatacataacatatatattacataattgATCAAAAGTAAGTGACACTCAAAATTCGCCTTAGCCGGGCAAGTAAGCACTCGAACCTTAAGAGTGCACATCAACACATCTCAACTCGTCTCCATTGTGTGTTGTGGACACCTAACACTGTCGTGACACatgtaaatttttcattttgtaaTGTAGAGTGATCAACTGACACACAATAGAGACGAGCTGAGGTGTTTAGATGTGCATATTCAAAGTTAAACAATTATGCCTAGAGATGGTAAAAACAAGAAACATTAAAGAGCCCATACCTAGGAAGACTACATGCATTGGGTTTCCATTTCATCTTCAAGTAACCATTATCAAGCCTATCATTAAGAAAACAATTGAATTGCTCATCAATAAGTGAACAAGAACCAGGTTTATACAAAGGGTAAGATTCATCTTTCACCCAATTCCCATCAAAGAAATCACAATTCAACAAAGACTTAACCAAATcaacatctcttttcttttccacattTGCACTTTCTCCCTTAGAAGACAACTTTGGTGCTGTTTTTTTACTCTCATTTCCCTTCAAGATTCCAACTTTATCATCAAAATCTCTACTTTTAGTCTGATTCACAGCTGCAACAGACTTAGAACCCTCAGTTAAGCTCTGATTTGCCTTAAAGATTCCATCTTTATCATCAAAACTCTGATTTACACTCTCATTTCCCATCAAGATTCCAACTTTATCACTCAAAACAGAAGAAGAATTAAAGGGGTTTTCCAAGACTCCACCTTTATCATTATTTTGAGTataattttcacttttttcaaCAATTAGTCCCTTTTTATCCAAATGGGGTTGCTCAAAACTTGATTTTGGAAAAAGATTAGAGAAAACAGAAGAAAACTGAGATCTATAAGAAGTAGTAGTAACAACATCTTCTTGTTTAGTTAGAGAAAAAATGTTAGAAAACCATGGTGATGAAGAGTTTTGTGAAGGAGTAAAAGCTAAGAAAGTAGTaacaataatgaaaataaacaaaaacccATATGCAAAACCAACAGTTCTTTTAGTTTTGAGAAGAGAAAACTGAGTTTTCATGTCTGTAAACAGATTTCCACCATTTATAGCTTCATATTTTGCTGTTTCTGCCATTGTTGTTCTGCTTTGAAACTCTATTCAAGAAAcaatcttttttcttcttttttttcaaaataaattcaataaagggaaaaagtgtgagagatttttttttttggggctCTTTTTAATGTGTGTTTGTTATAATGTGAAACAAATAGAGGAGAGTTATAATACAAGTGAGTAAcggaaaaaaaatgattaaattttaagagttcgaaaaaattattatattattatctttaacttaattaatacttatctcatttataacaaaaaaatatgagattgtgattgaaaaatatgatgttattatCTCTTTTTCAAGtcgtttgataaaaaaattatacctaATCAAATGATCAAGTTTTGAATTTGAGACTTATAGTTATAAGAGttaaaagtttgtttttttttctaaatttgagttatttttgGAGAGATTGTATTTATCAGAATAAAAAAGTagaatctttttaaaattttggtttaGCTTAGAAAGTGGttgattgtttttcttttcctttaatgAGATTTGATTAGCCAAGAAGTCTAATTAGTCCAATTTTGAagtaaatatcatatatataaaaagcaaaataataatattaataatattactatattaGTAATACATTGTCATATTTAAAACGTTAagtaaaaagtttattttttttctatttatatgatatgattcgtattttaaatgtatattataaaaattgtgATAATGATGATAATTTTATGCATATGAGGGTAAAGAAGGAAAAGCTTTTACctctaaaagagaaaaaaattaatgaaaatgaatttttggACTAATTGtgaaatattaatcaaatttgaggaatgttttttaaattttaatttcacataaatttcGTGTTGGAACTGTGTGAATGTTGTGTTTACAGTTTGAGTTAAAATGCCATTTGTTTTGAGATTAATAGCAATAATGCCACTGCCGGTGCCGCCGGCTGCCATCAGAGATAATACCGGAGAGAGAACTCCAAatcactaaaaattaaaaactaatatatgaagattagcattaattaattaaaatacaaataaatcacAGAATGCTTACACGTGTATGTATatgttgggtgtggctctggcttTACTTAATTTGGCATTATacaatacataattttttaaggaATCGAATAAATCATTCGCGATTTTGACTAAATCTGATCACGCACGACAGGATCTATTCGGAGATGATAATTTCAGCgagatttttttatattcaaagtTCGAACTCAATATATCTGATTAAAAACAGTTTTATCACTATACCACAATTCATATTTGATTAAACACTTCTTATCTAACGTACTCgttttttcattatttgattACTACACTTGTTTATTGttctactttatttttgttgttattagtTTGAAGTCCACATCATATGAAATAAGTACACgcataaacaattttttaatcaaaatttattttttacattttcttaAATTGCTTAACAATCCTTACgagaatttgaatttataaaaataatatttccaactctataaaataagaataaagttCATACTAACTATTTTATTCGAACTAGGGGTAGGCATTCGATAATTcggtttggttttgatttttttccatttttttcaattttcggtTTTGTACAATGTGTATCAAACATCGAATTGAAATAATTCGGttcgatttttattattttgatttttttaatgggTCTGCTTAGTtgggtttttaaaaatttctacaaatttttttgtttgatttttcagctTAATGGGCTAAAAATAGTTACACCAAAAAAtgtcttttactttttacttttttattttaaattataatatttattatttaacattaataattaatataatataaatatatattataatataatatatttcggtaaaccgaaataccgaataaCACAAAATTACATACCGAAAACCGAATCGAAATaccgaaaaatacaaaaacatataccgaatatcaaattgaaaatcaaaaaatcGAAACTGAAATACCAAAAAATTCGATTCAATATGGTATTTCGATTTTCCGGTGTTATGCCCAGCCCTATTTCGAACCTTATTTATCGTTAAATGTAAtcataaaaaatctttttaatatataaaaaaaaagtttgattgGATTGTCATAAATATTCTCCTTGTATGATCTGTCCCAGGGTCACAAACTTTAAATGccacataatttaatttttttaatggacTGAATGTTTGGTGCAAATTTGTATAGGTTTTATTTTGGCATATTTGTCGGTGCAAAAACTATACtactaatatatatgaaaaaataatacttcGTTATTTTGCTAAATCACAAAAATTGTTTGAGGAAATAATAAAgatttgtgtttttgtttttctttttgctaatcgaaatataaagaaataaataacatattcaagataaatatatttttataaaatcgtATCTCATTTCATCTTatttcatcatcttcaaaatgtgatatgattttgaagaattaatcatatatataccTATACGGTTTCTGTGagattttacttttaaaaataattttcttaattataatatgatatatctAAACAAAAACTATCAAATTTACGATTGCTCGATAGATTCTAACTCTGACTCTTGAACCTACCATTCATGTCAAATCAATAACACAAAACTATGTCTATTtgcttataaattataattatcactTAAACATATTTAAGTAATATTGTACAAACATTATgtcaaatcaaaaccctttcttataaatgtataattatgtCTAATTAAACCCCTTCcttataaatatatcattacGTCAAATTAAATTCCTTTCTTAATAATGTGCCTAGTTATACTTATGCAcatcatttataacaatataGGATAATGATTGTGACATTATTAGTAGccaaataaaacaatttttgttaataaaaacTTACACGTAATTAAAAGTCTGAAATATCACTCAATATCAATTAAAACCACATGATcagaaaattttcatattaggaaaaaaaaattgattttgaaaataccccaccattaattaattgataaaaatgacaaaagaagGATCTAAGGACAAGTCTTTCTTTAATACACCTAATTTTCCTCCATTGActaattaacaaaatttaattcaatttctagaaaac
Proteins encoded:
- the LOC107032086 gene encoding protein trichome birefringence-like, yielding MAETAKYEAINGGNLFTDMKTQFSLLKTKRTVGFAYGFLFIFIIVTTFLAFTPSQNSSSPWFSNIFSLTKQEDVVTTTSYRSQFSSVFSNLFPKSSFEQPHLDKKGLIVEKSENYTQNNDKGGVLENPFNSSSVLSDKVGILMGNESVNQSFDDKDGIFKANQSLTEGSKSVAAVNQTKSRDFDDKVGILKGNESKKTAPKLSSKGESANVEKKRDVDLVKSLLNCDFFDGNWVKDESYPLYKPGSCSLIDEQFNCFLNDRLDNGYLKMKWKPNACSLPRLNATHMLELLRGKRLVFVGDSLNRNMWESLICILRNSVKNKKKVYEESGRHHFRTEAFYSFIFEEYKCRVEFFVSPFLVQQWEVADKKGGKKETLRLDLIGESADKYKDADILVFNTGHWWTHEKTSLGKDYYQEGNHVHNELNVLEAFRRALTTWGRWIDAHINPKKTFVLFRGYSASHFSGGQWNSGGACDSETEPIKNDTYLTPYPSKMKVLEDVFKGMKTQVSYLNITRMTDYRKDGHPSIYRKPNLTLKERRSQWRYQDCSHWCLPGVPDAWNELLYAELLVRLHQKHQAKKS